One genomic segment of Streptomyces sp. RerS4 includes these proteins:
- a CDS encoding potassium channel family protein, with product MGDVGSGGWWRGRPGVGHLVRGVGAVAVLTGLYYVAPLDYGFGAVTVVALLVGLAVFGWVVALQVLAIARSAHPRLRALEALATAVPLFLLLFSATYFLLSRERPEAFSEALDRTDALYFTMTVFATVGFGDIVPTTTGSRALTTVQMGADLIVVGLVVKVLFGAVEVGLSRRRRSEP from the coding sequence ATGGGTGACGTGGGGTCCGGTGGGTGGTGGCGGGGGCGTCCGGGCGTGGGGCATCTGGTGCGGGGCGTCGGTGCGGTGGCGGTGCTGACCGGGCTGTATTACGTGGCTCCGCTGGACTACGGTTTCGGGGCCGTGACCGTCGTGGCGTTGCTGGTGGGGTTGGCGGTGTTCGGATGGGTGGTCGCCCTGCAGGTTTTGGCCATCGCCCGTTCGGCGCATCCTCGGCTGCGGGCGCTGGAGGCACTGGCCACGGCGGTTCCGTTGTTCCTGCTGCTGTTCTCCGCGACGTACTTCCTGCTCTCGCGGGAGCGGCCCGAGGCGTTCAGTGAGGCCCTCGACCGCACCGACGCCCTGTACTTCACGATGACGGTGTTCGCGACGGTCGGGTTCGGCGACATCGTGCCGACCACGACCGGCAGCCGGGCGCTGACCACCGTGCAGATGGGGGCCGATCTGATCGTGGTCGGCCTGGTGGTGAAGGTGCTGTTCGGCGCGGTGGAGGTCGGTCTGTCCCGGCGGCGAAGGAGCGAGCCGTGA
- a CDS encoding DM13 domain-containing protein has product MTRRRGILAGVAVAVVAVLAVGLYWFQPWKLFQDATVNEALPTAPAAPAASQPGRPTAPQAAAPRTVAEGTFISHEHATTGTVKLVRLPDGSHTLRLEGLDTSNGPDLRVWLSDAPVKEGVAGWRVFDDGRYVSLGSLKGNKGDQNYAVPAGVDPADYGSVAIWCDRFDVSFGAATLKAA; this is encoded by the coding sequence ATGACGAGGCGACGCGGAATCCTGGCAGGCGTGGCGGTCGCCGTGGTGGCCGTACTGGCGGTCGGCCTGTACTGGTTCCAGCCGTGGAAGCTCTTCCAGGACGCGACCGTCAACGAGGCCCTTCCCACCGCCCCCGCCGCCCCCGCCGCGAGCCAGCCCGGACGGCCGACGGCCCCGCAGGCCGCCGCGCCCCGCACCGTCGCCGAGGGCACCTTCATCAGCCACGAGCACGCCACCACCGGCACGGTGAAGCTCGTTCGACTCCCCGACGGCTCGCACACCCTGCGCCTGGAGGGCCTCGACACCAGCAACGGCCCTGACCTGCGGGTCTGGCTCAGCGACGCCCCCGTCAAGGAGGGCGTGGCCGGCTGGCGGGTCTTCGACGACGGCCGGTACGTCAGCCTGGGCAGCCTCAAGGGCAACAAGGGCGACCAGAACTACGCCGTCCCCGCCGGCGTGGACCCGGCCGACTACGGCAGCGTCGCCATCTGGTGCGACCGCTTCGACGTCTCCTTCGGCGCCGCCACCCTCAAGGCCGCCTGA
- a CDS encoding chloride channel protein, which translates to MTAEPPPAQSSAQSSTQPVETERLRDTLRAPGYLKTLVVCGLVGIPVSLAAFWFLAGMHALEHALWQSLPRSLGWDSAPWWWSLVLLPVAGVVVGLVAVRLPGQGGHVPAAGMGGGGTRPLALPGVLIAAAASLPLGATLGPEAPLIALGGGLALMFRDLTRSPSTGPMAVPLGAAGASAAISAIFGSPLIGAVLMIEIAGIGGPRLFAVMLPALLSSGIGALVFTGFGRWTGLQTGGLAMKVTEPFQRPDWPDVWWALPIAVAVAFLLHRLMAGARQVAVYVSTRTVSRSVLCALGAGACAALYTLLTDRSPVDVASSGQATMAGLVTDPRAWGIGALVAVLLFKGVAYGLCLGSLRGGPIFPALFLGAAAGLLCAPLPGLGVVPALAAGLGAAAAGVMRLPVSSVVLVVLLLGSTAATPLVILAAVVAFVTTELLPVRGPVPAPVPAPVRSRTVGVRRP; encoded by the coding sequence GTGACGGCGGAGCCTCCGCCCGCGCAGTCCTCCGCGCAGTCCTCCACGCAGCCCGTCGAGACCGAGCGGCTGCGGGACACCCTGCGCGCCCCCGGGTACCTGAAGACCCTGGTGGTCTGCGGGCTCGTCGGGATTCCCGTGTCGCTCGCGGCCTTCTGGTTCCTCGCCGGGATGCACGCGTTGGAGCACGCCCTGTGGCAGAGCCTGCCGCGTTCCCTCGGCTGGGATTCCGCGCCGTGGTGGTGGTCGCTGGTGCTGCTGCCGGTCGCCGGTGTGGTCGTCGGCCTGGTCGCCGTACGCCTGCCCGGCCAAGGCGGGCACGTTCCGGCCGCCGGGATGGGTGGGGGCGGTACGCGGCCCCTCGCGCTGCCCGGGGTGCTGATCGCGGCGGCGGCGAGCCTGCCGCTCGGCGCGACGCTGGGTCCGGAGGCACCGTTGATCGCCCTCGGCGGTGGTCTCGCCCTGATGTTCCGGGATCTGACGCGCTCTCCCTCGACCGGGCCCATGGCCGTCCCGCTGGGCGCGGCCGGGGCCTCCGCCGCCATTTCGGCGATCTTCGGCAGTCCGCTGATCGGCGCGGTACTGATGATCGAGATCGCGGGCATCGGCGGGCCGCGGCTCTTCGCCGTGATGCTGCCGGCGCTGCTCTCCAGCGGCATCGGGGCGCTGGTGTTCACCGGGTTCGGGCGGTGGACAGGGCTCCAGACGGGCGGCCTGGCGATGAAGGTGACCGAGCCGTTCCAGCGGCCGGACTGGCCGGACGTGTGGTGGGCGCTGCCCATCGCCGTGGCCGTGGCGTTCCTGCTGCACCGGCTGATGGCGGGGGCGCGGCAGGTCGCGGTGTACGTGTCGACGCGGACGGTCTCGCGCAGCGTGCTGTGCGCCCTGGGCGCCGGGGCATGCGCGGCGCTCTACACGCTGCTCACCGACCGCAGCCCCGTGGACGTCGCCTCGTCCGGCCAGGCGACCATGGCCGGGCTGGTCACCGACCCGCGCGCCTGGGGCATCGGGGCGTTGGTCGCCGTACTGCTGTTCAAGGGGGTCGCGTACGGGCTCTGCCTGGGCAGTCTGCGGGGCGGGCCCATCTTCCCCGCGCTGTTCCTCGGGGCGGCGGCGGGGTTGTTGTGCGCGCCGCTGCCGGGGTTGGGGGTCGTCCCCGCGCTGGCGGCGGGGCTGGGGGCCGCCGCCGCGGGGGTGATGCGGCTGCCGGTGAGCAGTGTGGTGCTCGTCGTCCTGCTGTTGGGGAGCACCGCCGCTACGCCGTTGGTGATCCTCGCGGCGGTGGTCGCGTTCGTCACCACCGAGCTGCTGCCGGTGCGCGGGCCGGTGCCGGCTCCGGTGCCGGCGCCGGTGCGGAGCCGGACGGTGGGGGTCAGGCGGCCTTGA